The Dunckerocampus dactyliophorus isolate RoL2022-P2 chromosome 16, RoL_Ddac_1.1, whole genome shotgun sequence genome includes a window with the following:
- the alg9 gene encoding alpha-1,2-mannosyltransferase ALG9 isoform X3, whose product MRPSTIGSRCTTCFMAQGCKLGNILHCMPSGPMLTCGCTPSQLVYLPMYYRQTRFWCSTLCDVSLLSPAVSVSSIFTTFLPSSFCMYTTVVAMTGWFQDSTPLAIMGVATGAIVAWPFSALIGVPIAFDLLVLKQQWKSFITWSAIAMLIVLGPLVAVDSFFYGKLVVAPLNILLYNVFTPHGPDLYGTEPWHFYFMNGALNFNLVFVLALFSLPLTALMETLLHKFNASGSPTRSAKTHQKSILAHKEVILGDHRTVQNLGRPYWLTLSPMYLWMFIFFTQPHKEERFLFPIYPLICLSGAVALSSLQKCYHFLFHRYRLEHYTVSSNWLALSAVVVFAVMSLSRSVALFRGYHAPLDLYPEFHRIAKATTLHSVPEGRPVTVCVGKEWHRFPSSFLLPHNWQLHFIQSEFKGQLPQPYALDPLATQIIPANMNDQNLEEPSRYVDVRQCHYLVDLDTEEETPHEPRYAANKEEWNIIAYKPFLQASRSSPFFRAFYIPFLSERHTSYRQYVILKPRRQRQPRTRSHG is encoded by the exons ATGAGACCTTCAACTATTGGGAGCCG ATGCACTACCTGCTTTATGGCACAGGGATGCAAACTTGGGAATATTCTCCATTGTATGCCATCAGGTCCTATGCTTACCTGTGGCTGCACGCCCTCGCAGCTTGTTTACCTGCCCATGTACTACAGACAAACAAG GTTTTGGTGTTCTACATTGTGCGATGTGTCCTTGCTTTCTCCTGCTGTGTCTGTGAGCTCTATTTTTACAA CATTCCTGCCGTCCTCTTTCTGCATGTACACGACAGTGGTCGCCATGACAGGATGGTTCCAGGACTCCACACCGTTAGCAATAATGGGTGTAGCAACTGGTGCCATTGTTGCCTGGCCATTCTCCGCTCTGATTGG GGTGCCGATTGCCTTTGACCTGCTGGTGTTAAAGCAGCAATGGAAGAGTTTTATCACCTGGTCAGCTATCGCTATGTTGATCGTACTG GGTCCCTTGGTAGCAGTGGACTCTTTCTTTTATGGCAAACTGGTGGTCGCCCCTCTTAATATTCTACTGTATAATGTCTTCACACCACATGGGCCCGATCTCTATG gGACAGAGCCGTGGCACTTCTACTTTATGAACGGGGCTTTGAACTTCAACCTGGTGTTTGTTCTGGCACTGTTTTCCCTGCCGCTCACTGCTCTCATGGAGACGCTCCTACACAAGTTTAATG CGTCCGGAAGTCCGACCCGTTCAGCCAAAACTCACCAAAAGTCAATTCTTGCTCATAAAGAGGTGATCCTGGGGGATCATCGAACAG TGCAGAACCTGGGCCGTCCTTACTGGTTGACTCTGTCCCCCATGTATTTGTGGATGTTTATTTTCTTTACCCAACCTCACAAAGAAGAACGCTTTCTCTTTCCCATCTACCCTCTCATTTGCCTCAGTGGTGCAGTGGCCCTCTCATCTTTACAG AAATGCTACCACTTCTTGTTCCACCGCTACCGACTGGAGCACTACACAGTCTCCTCCAATTGGCTGGCACTTAGTGCAGTTGTGGTCTTCGCTGTGATGTCACTTTCTCGCTCTGTCGCCCTCTTTAGAG GCTACCACGCTCCTCTGGACTTATACCCAGAGTTTCACCGTATCGCCAAGGCTACCACTCTGCACTCAGTCCCCGAAGGCAGACcagttactgtatgtgtggGCAAGGAGTGGCACCGCTTCCCGAGCAGCTTCCTTCTCCCACACAA CTGGCAACTACACTTCATCCAGAGTGAGTTCAAAGGTCAGCTCCCCCAGCCATACGCCTTGGATCCTCTGGCCACACAGATCATCCCTGCTAATATGAACGACCAGAACCTGGAGGAGCCAAGCAGATAT GTAGACGTGCGTCAGTGCCACTACCTGGTAGACCTTGACACAGAAGAAGAAACGCCACATGAACCACGTTACGCAGCCAACAAAGAGGAGTGGAACATCATTGCCTATAAGCCTTTCCTACAAGCCTCCAG gTCCTCTCCGTTCTTCAGAGCGTTCTACATCCCGTTCCTATCTGAGCGCCACACCAGCTATCGGCAGTACGTCATCTTGAAACCGCGGCGGCAAAGGCAGCCTCGTACGCGCAGCCATGGCTGA
- the alg9 gene encoding alpha-1,2-mannosyltransferase ALG9 isoform X4: MAAKALRQRPRRSSRQDANNVSVSTEARSPKEEKGADESKATETQQESISRGGQVWAPEGSTAFKCLLLARLCAALLSNISDCDETFNYWEPMHYLLYGTGMQTWEYSPLYAIRSYAYLWLHALAACLPAHVLQTNKVLVFYIVRCVLAFSCCVCELYFYKAVCKKFGLHVGRLMFAFLLLSCGMFCSSAAFLPSSFCMYTTVVAMTGWFQDSTPLAIMGVATGAIVAWPFSALIGVPIAFDLLVLKQQWKSFITWSAIAMLIVLGPLVAVDSFFYGKLVVAPLNILLYNVFTPHGPDLYGTEPWHFYFMNGALNFNLVFVLALFSLPLTALMETLLHKFNASGSPTRSAKTHQKSILAHKEVILGDHRTVQNLGRPYWLTLSPMYLWMFIFFTQPHKEERFLFPIYPLICLSGAVALSSLQKCYHFLFHRYRLEHYTVSSNWLALSAVVVFAVMSLSRSVALFRGYHAPLDLYPEFHRIAKATTLHSVPEGRPVTVCVGKEWHRFPSSFLLPHNWQLHFIQSEFKGQLPQPYALDPLATQIIPANMNDQNLEEPSRYVDVRQCHYLVDLDTEEETPHEPRYAANKEEWNIIAYKPFLQASRSSPFFRAFYIPFLSERHTSYRQYVILKPRRQRQPRTRSHG; the protein is encoded by the exons GTCAATAAGTCGCGGTGGTCAGGTGTGGGCACCAGAAGGCTCAACTGCCTTTAAATGTCTGCTGTTAGCGCGGCTCTGTGCAGCATTGCTAAGCAACATCTCAGACTGCGATGAGACCTTCAACTATTGGGAGCCG ATGCACTACCTGCTTTATGGCACAGGGATGCAAACTTGGGAATATTCTCCATTGTATGCCATCAGGTCCTATGCTTACCTGTGGCTGCACGCCCTCGCAGCTTGTTTACCTGCCCATGTACTACAGACAAACAAG GTTTTGGTGTTCTACATTGTGCGATGTGTCCTTGCTTTCTCCTGCTGTGTCTGTGAGCTCTATTTTTACAA GGCCGTTTGTAAGAAGTTTGGTTTGCACGTCGGCCGCCTGATGTTTGCTTTTCTCCTCCTGAGCTGCGGAATGTTCTGCTCATCTGCAG CATTCCTGCCGTCCTCTTTCTGCATGTACACGACAGTGGTCGCCATGACAGGATGGTTCCAGGACTCCACACCGTTAGCAATAATGGGTGTAGCAACTGGTGCCATTGTTGCCTGGCCATTCTCCGCTCTGATTGG GGTGCCGATTGCCTTTGACCTGCTGGTGTTAAAGCAGCAATGGAAGAGTTTTATCACCTGGTCAGCTATCGCTATGTTGATCGTACTG GGTCCCTTGGTAGCAGTGGACTCTTTCTTTTATGGCAAACTGGTGGTCGCCCCTCTTAATATTCTACTGTATAATGTCTTCACACCACATGGGCCCGATCTCTATG gGACAGAGCCGTGGCACTTCTACTTTATGAACGGGGCTTTGAACTTCAACCTGGTGTTTGTTCTGGCACTGTTTTCCCTGCCGCTCACTGCTCTCATGGAGACGCTCCTACACAAGTTTAATG CGTCCGGAAGTCCGACCCGTTCAGCCAAAACTCACCAAAAGTCAATTCTTGCTCATAAAGAGGTGATCCTGGGGGATCATCGAACAG TGCAGAACCTGGGCCGTCCTTACTGGTTGACTCTGTCCCCCATGTATTTGTGGATGTTTATTTTCTTTACCCAACCTCACAAAGAAGAACGCTTTCTCTTTCCCATCTACCCTCTCATTTGCCTCAGTGGTGCAGTGGCCCTCTCATCTTTACAG AAATGCTACCACTTCTTGTTCCACCGCTACCGACTGGAGCACTACACAGTCTCCTCCAATTGGCTGGCACTTAGTGCAGTTGTGGTCTTCGCTGTGATGTCACTTTCTCGCTCTGTCGCCCTCTTTAGAG GCTACCACGCTCCTCTGGACTTATACCCAGAGTTTCACCGTATCGCCAAGGCTACCACTCTGCACTCAGTCCCCGAAGGCAGACcagttactgtatgtgtggGCAAGGAGTGGCACCGCTTCCCGAGCAGCTTCCTTCTCCCACACAA CTGGCAACTACACTTCATCCAGAGTGAGTTCAAAGGTCAGCTCCCCCAGCCATACGCCTTGGATCCTCTGGCCACACAGATCATCCCTGCTAATATGAACGACCAGAACCTGGAGGAGCCAAGCAGATAT GTAGACGTGCGTCAGTGCCACTACCTGGTAGACCTTGACACAGAAGAAGAAACGCCACATGAACCACGTTACGCAGCCAACAAAGAGGAGTGGAACATCATTGCCTATAAGCCTTTCCTACAAGCCTCCAG gTCCTCTCCGTTCTTCAGAGCGTTCTACATCCCGTTCCTATCTGAGCGCCACACCAGCTATCGGCAGTACGTCATCTTGAAACCGCGGCGGCAAAGGCAGCCTCGTACGCGCAGCCATGGCTGA
- the alg9 gene encoding alpha-1,2-mannosyltransferase ALG9 isoform X2, with the protein MAAKALRQRPRRSSRQDANNVSVSTEARSPKEEKGADESKATETQQESISRGGQVWAPEGSTAFKCLLLARLCAALLSNISDCDETFNYWEPMHYLLYGTGMQTWEYSPLYAIRSYAYLWLHALAACLPAHVLQTNKVLVFYIVRCVLAFSCCVCELYFYKAVCKKFGLHVGRLMFAFLLLSCGMFCSSAAFLPSSFCMYTTVVAMTGWFQDSTPLAIMGVATGAIVAWPFSALIGVPIAFDLLVLKQQWKSFITWSAIAMLIVLGPLVAVDSFFYGKLVVAPLNILLYNVFTPHGPDLYGTEPWHFYFMNGALNFNLVFVLALFSLPLTALMETLLHKFNVQNLGRPYWLTLSPMYLWMFIFFTQPHKEERFLFPIYPLICLSGAVALSSLQKCYHFLFHRYRLEHYTVSSNWLALSAVVVFAVMSLSRSVALFRGYHAPLDLYPEFHRIAKATTLHSVPEGRPVTVCVGKEWHRFPSSFLLPHNWQLHFIQSEFKGQLPQPYALDPLATQIIPANMNDQNLEEPSRYVDVRQCHYLVDLDTEEETPHEPRYAANKEEWNIIAYKPFLQASRSSPFFRAFYIPFLSERHTSYRQYVILKPRRQRQPRTRSHG; encoded by the exons GTCAATAAGTCGCGGTGGTCAGGTGTGGGCACCAGAAGGCTCAACTGCCTTTAAATGTCTGCTGTTAGCGCGGCTCTGTGCAGCATTGCTAAGCAACATCTCAGACTGCGATGAGACCTTCAACTATTGGGAGCCG ATGCACTACCTGCTTTATGGCACAGGGATGCAAACTTGGGAATATTCTCCATTGTATGCCATCAGGTCCTATGCTTACCTGTGGCTGCACGCCCTCGCAGCTTGTTTACCTGCCCATGTACTACAGACAAACAAG GTTTTGGTGTTCTACATTGTGCGATGTGTCCTTGCTTTCTCCTGCTGTGTCTGTGAGCTCTATTTTTACAA GGCCGTTTGTAAGAAGTTTGGTTTGCACGTCGGCCGCCTGATGTTTGCTTTTCTCCTCCTGAGCTGCGGAATGTTCTGCTCATCTGCAG CATTCCTGCCGTCCTCTTTCTGCATGTACACGACAGTGGTCGCCATGACAGGATGGTTCCAGGACTCCACACCGTTAGCAATAATGGGTGTAGCAACTGGTGCCATTGTTGCCTGGCCATTCTCCGCTCTGATTGG GGTGCCGATTGCCTTTGACCTGCTGGTGTTAAAGCAGCAATGGAAGAGTTTTATCACCTGGTCAGCTATCGCTATGTTGATCGTACTG GGTCCCTTGGTAGCAGTGGACTCTTTCTTTTATGGCAAACTGGTGGTCGCCCCTCTTAATATTCTACTGTATAATGTCTTCACACCACATGGGCCCGATCTCTATG gGACAGAGCCGTGGCACTTCTACTTTATGAACGGGGCTTTGAACTTCAACCTGGTGTTTGTTCTGGCACTGTTTTCCCTGCCGCTCACTGCTCTCATGGAGACGCTCCTACACAAGTTTAATG TGCAGAACCTGGGCCGTCCTTACTGGTTGACTCTGTCCCCCATGTATTTGTGGATGTTTATTTTCTTTACCCAACCTCACAAAGAAGAACGCTTTCTCTTTCCCATCTACCCTCTCATTTGCCTCAGTGGTGCAGTGGCCCTCTCATCTTTACAG AAATGCTACCACTTCTTGTTCCACCGCTACCGACTGGAGCACTACACAGTCTCCTCCAATTGGCTGGCACTTAGTGCAGTTGTGGTCTTCGCTGTGATGTCACTTTCTCGCTCTGTCGCCCTCTTTAGAG GCTACCACGCTCCTCTGGACTTATACCCAGAGTTTCACCGTATCGCCAAGGCTACCACTCTGCACTCAGTCCCCGAAGGCAGACcagttactgtatgtgtggGCAAGGAGTGGCACCGCTTCCCGAGCAGCTTCCTTCTCCCACACAA CTGGCAACTACACTTCATCCAGAGTGAGTTCAAAGGTCAGCTCCCCCAGCCATACGCCTTGGATCCTCTGGCCACACAGATCATCCCTGCTAATATGAACGACCAGAACCTGGAGGAGCCAAGCAGATAT GTAGACGTGCGTCAGTGCCACTACCTGGTAGACCTTGACACAGAAGAAGAAACGCCACATGAACCACGTTACGCAGCCAACAAAGAGGAGTGGAACATCATTGCCTATAAGCCTTTCCTACAAGCCTCCAG gTCCTCTCCGTTCTTCAGAGCGTTCTACATCCCGTTCCTATCTGAGCGCCACACCAGCTATCGGCAGTACGTCATCTTGAAACCGCGGCGGCAAAGGCAGCCTCGTACGCGCAGCCATGGCTGA
- the alg9 gene encoding alpha-1,2-mannosyltransferase ALG9 isoform X1: MAAKALRQRPRRSSRQDANNVSVSTEARSPKEEKGADESKATETQQESISRGGQVWAPEGSTAFKCLLLARLCAALLSNISDCDETFNYWEPMHYLLYGTGMQTWEYSPLYAIRSYAYLWLHALAACLPAHVLQTNKVLVFYIVRCVLAFSCCVCELYFYKAVCKKFGLHVGRLMFAFLLLSCGMFCSSAAFLPSSFCMYTTVVAMTGWFQDSTPLAIMGVATGAIVAWPFSALIGVPIAFDLLVLKQQWKSFITWSAIAMLIVLGPLVAVDSFFYGKLVVAPLNILLYNVFTPHGPDLYGTEPWHFYFMNGALNFNLVFVLALFSLPLTALMETLLHKFNVQNLGRPYWLTLSPMYLWMFIFFTQPHKEERFLFPIYPLICLSGAVALSSLQVCLHHSVQHWATIKAAFSHSFPFLQKCYHFLFHRYRLEHYTVSSNWLALSAVVVFAVMSLSRSVALFRGYHAPLDLYPEFHRIAKATTLHSVPEGRPVTVCVGKEWHRFPSSFLLPHNWQLHFIQSEFKGQLPQPYALDPLATQIIPANMNDQNLEEPSRYVDVRQCHYLVDLDTEEETPHEPRYAANKEEWNIIAYKPFLQASRSSPFFRAFYIPFLSERHTSYRQYVILKPRRQRQPRTRSHG; the protein is encoded by the exons GTCAATAAGTCGCGGTGGTCAGGTGTGGGCACCAGAAGGCTCAACTGCCTTTAAATGTCTGCTGTTAGCGCGGCTCTGTGCAGCATTGCTAAGCAACATCTCAGACTGCGATGAGACCTTCAACTATTGGGAGCCG ATGCACTACCTGCTTTATGGCACAGGGATGCAAACTTGGGAATATTCTCCATTGTATGCCATCAGGTCCTATGCTTACCTGTGGCTGCACGCCCTCGCAGCTTGTTTACCTGCCCATGTACTACAGACAAACAAG GTTTTGGTGTTCTACATTGTGCGATGTGTCCTTGCTTTCTCCTGCTGTGTCTGTGAGCTCTATTTTTACAA GGCCGTTTGTAAGAAGTTTGGTTTGCACGTCGGCCGCCTGATGTTTGCTTTTCTCCTCCTGAGCTGCGGAATGTTCTGCTCATCTGCAG CATTCCTGCCGTCCTCTTTCTGCATGTACACGACAGTGGTCGCCATGACAGGATGGTTCCAGGACTCCACACCGTTAGCAATAATGGGTGTAGCAACTGGTGCCATTGTTGCCTGGCCATTCTCCGCTCTGATTGG GGTGCCGATTGCCTTTGACCTGCTGGTGTTAAAGCAGCAATGGAAGAGTTTTATCACCTGGTCAGCTATCGCTATGTTGATCGTACTG GGTCCCTTGGTAGCAGTGGACTCTTTCTTTTATGGCAAACTGGTGGTCGCCCCTCTTAATATTCTACTGTATAATGTCTTCACACCACATGGGCCCGATCTCTATG gGACAGAGCCGTGGCACTTCTACTTTATGAACGGGGCTTTGAACTTCAACCTGGTGTTTGTTCTGGCACTGTTTTCCCTGCCGCTCACTGCTCTCATGGAGACGCTCCTACACAAGTTTAATG TGCAGAACCTGGGCCGTCCTTACTGGTTGACTCTGTCCCCCATGTATTTGTGGATGTTTATTTTCTTTACCCAACCTCACAAAGAAGAACGCTTTCTCTTTCCCATCTACCCTCTCATTTGCCTCAGTGGTGCAGTGGCCCTCTCATCTTTACAGGTGTGTCTTCATCATAGCGTTCAACATTGGGCGACCATCAAAGCTGCGTTTTCTCATTCATTTCCCTTCCTGCAGAAATGCTACCACTTCTTGTTCCACCGCTACCGACTGGAGCACTACACAGTCTCCTCCAATTGGCTGGCACTTAGTGCAGTTGTGGTCTTCGCTGTGATGTCACTTTCTCGCTCTGTCGCCCTCTTTAGAG GCTACCACGCTCCTCTGGACTTATACCCAGAGTTTCACCGTATCGCCAAGGCTACCACTCTGCACTCAGTCCCCGAAGGCAGACcagttactgtatgtgtggGCAAGGAGTGGCACCGCTTCCCGAGCAGCTTCCTTCTCCCACACAA CTGGCAACTACACTTCATCCAGAGTGAGTTCAAAGGTCAGCTCCCCCAGCCATACGCCTTGGATCCTCTGGCCACACAGATCATCCCTGCTAATATGAACGACCAGAACCTGGAGGAGCCAAGCAGATAT GTAGACGTGCGTCAGTGCCACTACCTGGTAGACCTTGACACAGAAGAAGAAACGCCACATGAACCACGTTACGCAGCCAACAAAGAGGAGTGGAACATCATTGCCTATAAGCCTTTCCTACAAGCCTCCAG gTCCTCTCCGTTCTTCAGAGCGTTCTACATCCCGTTCCTATCTGAGCGCCACACCAGCTATCGGCAGTACGTCATCTTGAAACCGCGGCGGCAAAGGCAGCCTCGTACGCGCAGCCATGGCTGA